The following proteins are encoded in a genomic region of Thermococcus henrietii:
- a CDS encoding DUF6849 domain-containing protein: MKVVLKPLFEAELPAGFEDIVREKLRGRELKTGETVEVELLGKPLPFKVLLAEPSPLKVDKGTKIEFSAGEVEEFTLEFEGEVDDAIPFAKGLVLVIGSEVRIYNWSGQKVYSREFENLKKVRAAGEKVVVVHGEKVTVVEP; this comes from the coding sequence ATGAAGGTCGTCCTAAAGCCGCTCTTCGAGGCTGAACTTCCAGCCGGTTTCGAGGATATAGTGAGGGAGAAGCTCAGGGGCAGGGAGCTGAAGACTGGAGAGACCGTCGAGGTGGAACTCCTCGGAAAGCCCCTGCCGTTTAAGGTTCTCTTGGCCGAGCCGAGCCCCCTGAAGGTGGACAAGGGGACGAAAATCGAGTTCTCCGCTGGGGAGGTCGAGGAGTTCACGCTTGAGTTCGAGGGGGAGGTAGATGACGCCATTCCCTTCGCAAAGGGCCTCGTCCTCGTCATCGGGAGCGAGGTTCGAATCTACAACTGGAGCGGGCAAAAGGTTTATAGCAGGGAGTTCGAGAACCTGAAAAAGGTTAGAGCCGCCGGGGAAAAGGTGGTGGTAGTGCATGGCGAGAAAGTCACTGTCGTTGAGCCTTGA
- a CDS encoding endonuclease III domain-containing protein: protein MARKSLSLSLEGFTFEESWEEKRRRAEKIVEILMKTHPREKLLIGDPYRTLVHCIISQRMRDEVTYRVWEELFEKYKDIETIASTPVDEMREFLRKRGVGLWKTKGEWIVKASRIILEKYGGKVPDDINELMKLPGIGRKCANIVLAYGFGKRAIPVDTHVNRISKRLGLAPPRVSPEKVEEYLMELIPGDKWIYVNHAMVDHGRSICKPIRPKCESCPLKELCPYAKGLVRDEDIK, encoded by the coding sequence ATGGCGAGAAAGTCACTGTCGTTGAGCCTTGAGGGCTTCACCTTCGAGGAGAGCTGGGAGGAGAAGAGGAGAAGGGCCGAAAAAATCGTTGAAATCCTCATGAAGACCCACCCGAGGGAGAAGCTCCTAATCGGCGACCCCTACAGGACGCTGGTTCACTGCATAATCTCGCAGCGCATGAGGGACGAGGTCACCTACCGCGTCTGGGAGGAGCTCTTCGAGAAGTACAAGGACATCGAGACAATAGCTAGCACGCCGGTTGACGAGATGCGCGAGTTCCTCAGAAAGAGGGGCGTCGGCCTCTGGAAGACGAAGGGCGAGTGGATTGTGAAGGCATCGCGGATAATCCTTGAGAAGTACGGTGGAAAGGTTCCGGACGACATCAACGAGCTGATGAAACTGCCGGGCATAGGCCGGAAGTGCGCCAACATCGTTCTGGCTTACGGCTTTGGAAAGCGGGCCATTCCGGTTGACACTCACGTGAACAGGATAAGCAAGCGCCTCGGCCTCGCTCCTCCGAGGGTTTCCCCTGAGAAGGTCGAGGAGTACCTGATGGAGCTGATTCCGGGGGACAAGTGGATTTACGTGAACCACGCGATGGTCGACCACGGGAGGAGCATATGCAAGCCGATAAGGCCGAAGTGCGAAAGCTGTCCGCTGAAGGAGCTGTGCCCCTACGCGAAGGGACTCGTCAGGGACGAGGATATAAAATGA